A genomic region of Homalodisca vitripennis isolate AUS2020 chromosome 5, UT_GWSS_2.1, whole genome shotgun sequence contains the following coding sequences:
- the LOC124362956 gene encoding anaphase-promoting complex subunit CDC26-like, with protein MIRRSPTRIELKLEDLTEYQPMRREYEANKEQRQVEQRNWGPNKPKQDIQQTIHDRIGYNPQPRPSS; from the coding sequence ATGATAAGACGAAGCCCAACCCGAATCGAGCTGAAGCTGGAGGACCTCACCGAGTACCAGCCGATGCGGCGAGAGTACGAAGCCAACAAAGAGCAGCGACAGGTAGAGCAGCGCAATTGGGGACCAAACAAGCCCAAACAGGACATACAGCAGACAATCCATGACAGGATTGGTTACAACCCACAGCCAAGGCCCTCCTCATAA